A single Dechloromonas denitrificans DNA region contains:
- the rsxA gene encoding electron transport complex subunit RsxA — protein sequence MSHYLFILVGAVLVNNVVLVKILGLCPFMGVSKKLETAYGMGAATTFVLTMATGASYIIDHYLLMPFGLEYLRTLSFIVTIAAIVQLTEMVIAKTSPTLQQTLGIYLPLITTNCAVLGVPLLNVSNGYNFVDSLLFGAGSAIGFSLVLILFAGIRERVEGADVPVHFRGVAIAMVTAGLMALAFMGFAGLDKYQ from the coding sequence ATGAGCCACTACTTATTCATCCTCGTCGGCGCGGTGCTGGTCAACAACGTCGTGCTGGTGAAGATCCTCGGTCTTTGCCCCTTCATGGGCGTTTCCAAGAAACTGGAAACCGCCTACGGCATGGGTGCCGCGACGACCTTCGTGCTGACCATGGCGACCGGGGCGAGCTACATCATCGACCATTACCTGTTGATGCCGTTCGGTCTGGAATACCTGCGCACGCTGTCCTTCATCGTCACCATCGCGGCCATCGTCCAGCTCACTGAAATGGTCATCGCCAAGACCTCGCCGACGCTGCAGCAGACGCTCGGCATCTACCTGCCGCTGATCACCACCAACTGCGCCGTGCTCGGCGTGCCGCTGCTCAACGTTTCGAACGGCTACAACTTCGTCGATTCGCTGCTCTTCGGCGCCGGCAGCGCGATCGGTTTCTCGCTGGTGCTGATTCTCTTCGCCGGCATCCGCGAACGGGTCGAGGGCGCCGACGTGCCGGTGCACTTCCGCGGCGTCGCCATCGCGATGGTCACTGCCGGCCTGATGGCCCTGGCTTTCATGGGTTTCGCCGGCCTGGACAAGTATCAATAA
- the glpK gene encoding glycerol kinase GlpK encodes MPAIAATDKQYVLALDQGTTSSRAILFDRAGRLCAVSQQPFAQSYPQPGWVEQDAGEIWQSQLAVARAVLRDNGIGAGQIAALGIANQRETTVLWDRRSGVPLAPAIVWQDRRTAGPCAALAEAGAEDLFARRTGLRLDPYFSGTKLAWLLDHIPGARGRAEKGELAFGTVDSWLAWKLTGGRAHVTDPSNASRTLLFDIHRQCWDAELLARLAIPAALLPRVVDSSGVVESIDAGWLGAAIPLAALAGDQQAATFGQVCLRPGMAKNTYGTGCFVLMNAGRQAQPSRHRLLSTIGWRYAGQTTYLLEGSVFMGGALIQWLRDGLGMIASSAEVETLAASVPDSGGVYLVPAHTGLGAPYWDPYARGALLGLSRGSGRPQIARAALEAIAFQSAEVLLAMEQDAGHRLAELRVDGGAAANNLLLQFQSDLLGVPVVRPQITETTALGAAYLAGLAVGFWQDEAELSALWQVDRRFEPGRSADWRSDALGGWQRAVQRALHWAEAD; translated from the coding sequence ATGCCCGCCATTGCCGCGACAGATAAGCAGTACGTGCTCGCCCTCGACCAGGGAACGACCAGTTCGCGCGCCATCCTGTTCGATCGGGCGGGGCGGCTGTGCGCCGTCAGCCAGCAGCCCTTCGCCCAGTCCTACCCGCAGCCCGGCTGGGTCGAGCAGGATGCCGGGGAAATCTGGCAAAGCCAGCTCGCCGTGGCGCGCGCCGTGCTGCGCGACAACGGCATCGGCGCCGGGCAGATTGCCGCGCTCGGCATTGCCAATCAACGCGAGACGACGGTGCTGTGGGATCGCCGGAGCGGCGTACCGCTCGCTCCGGCGATCGTCTGGCAGGACCGGCGGACGGCCGGGCCGTGCGCGGCGCTGGCTGAAGCCGGCGCTGAAGACCTGTTCGCCCGGCGCACCGGGCTGCGTCTCGACCCGTATTTTTCCGGCACCAAGCTGGCCTGGCTGCTCGACCACATTCCCGGTGCCCGCGGGCGGGCCGAAAAAGGCGAGCTGGCCTTCGGTACCGTCGATAGCTGGCTGGCCTGGAAACTGACCGGCGGGCGAGCCCATGTCACCGACCCGTCGAATGCCTCGCGCACCCTGCTGTTCGATATCCATCGTCAATGCTGGGATGCCGAGCTGCTCGCCCGGCTCGCCATTCCCGCCGCGCTGCTGCCGCGGGTGGTGGACAGCAGCGGCGTGGTCGAGTCGATCGATGCCGGCTGGCTGGGCGCCGCCATTCCGCTGGCCGCGCTGGCCGGCGACCAGCAGGCGGCGACTTTCGGCCAGGTCTGCCTGCGTCCGGGCATGGCCAAGAATACCTACGGCACCGGCTGTTTCGTGCTGATGAATGCCGGCCGGCAGGCGCAGCCGTCGCGGCACCGGTTGTTGAGTACCATCGGTTGGCGCTACGCCGGGCAAACGACTTATCTGCTCGAAGGCAGCGTGTTCATGGGCGGCGCGCTGATCCAGTGGCTGCGCGACGGTCTCGGCATGATCGCCAGCAGTGCCGAGGTCGAAACGCTGGCCGCTTCAGTGCCGGATAGCGGCGGGGTCTATCTGGTGCCGGCCCACACCGGCCTCGGTGCGCCCTATTGGGACCCTTACGCCCGCGGTGCCTTGCTCGGTCTGAGCCGGGGCAGCGGTCGCCCGCAGATCGCCCGCGCCGCGCTGGAGGCGATCGCTTTCCAGAGTGCCGAGGTGCTGCTCGCCATGGAGCAGGATGCCGGACATCGGCTGGCCGAACTGCGCGTCGATGGCGGGGCGGCGGCAAACAACCTGCTGCTGCAGTTCCAGTCCGATCTGCTCGGCGTGCCGGTGGTTCGCCCGCAGATTACCGAGACGACGGCGCTTGGTGCCGCCTATCTGGCCGGTCTCGCGGTCGGCTTCTGGCAGGATGAAGCCGAACTGAGCGCGCTGTGGCAGGTCGATCGCCGCTTCGAGCCGGGCCGTTCGGCCGACTGGCGCTCCGACGCACTGGGCGGCTGGCAGCGTGCCGTGCAGCGTGCCCTGCACTGGGCGGAGGCCGACTGA
- the rsxC gene encoding electron transport complex subunit RsxC: protein MLMNLFKFKGGVKPPTNKTQSVGLPIAQAPLPSRLIVPLHQSIGGTPRPVVQAGDTVLKGQLIGEADGWISAAVHAPTSGTVVAVAMHVQPHPSGLDALCVVIEPDGKDQWIAREPLDYKTLKPEEVRERLQQAGVVGLGGAVFPTHGKLTPAKTVPMDELVINGAECEPFITCDDLLMRERAEEVVRGIGIFRDLLQPKKVLIGIEDNKPEAAAAMRAAIAALNESFLVIQVPTLYPAGGAKQLIRVLTGKEVPASKRSTDLGVQCFNVATAYTAWRAIAHGEPVVSRIVTLSGNVDQPRNYEVLIGTPMGELLKLAQPHPDTDGIVMGGPMMGFLVPNAEVPVVKATNCLIAHCDRLFPPKAPEMPCIRCGSCATVCPHELQPFEMYWFSRAKNFGKTQEYHIFDCIECGCCSFVCPSRIPLVQYFRFAKSEIWAREREKNAADGAKARFEFKQLRDEREKAEKAEKLAKAAAAQAAKKAAEAAAAAAADADEAAAPADVAPSAPVDAEKAAKMATIQAAIERAKAQREAAQPKNTEALSAQQQRDIAEIEARRTVLEPTTPEVVVPAGDNSQKTE from the coding sequence ATGTTGATGAACCTGTTCAAATTCAAGGGCGGCGTCAAGCCGCCGACCAACAAGACGCAGTCCGTCGGTTTGCCAATTGCCCAGGCGCCGCTGCCTTCCCGGTTGATCGTGCCATTGCACCAGAGCATCGGCGGCACGCCGCGCCCGGTGGTCCAGGCCGGCGACACGGTTCTCAAGGGCCAGTTGATCGGCGAGGCGGATGGCTGGATTTCGGCTGCCGTCCACGCCCCGACCTCGGGTACCGTGGTCGCCGTGGCAATGCATGTGCAACCCCATCCCTCCGGCCTCGACGCCCTCTGCGTCGTCATCGAACCGGATGGCAAGGATCAATGGATTGCCCGCGAACCGCTTGATTACAAGACGCTGAAACCCGAGGAAGTCCGCGAGCGCCTGCAACAGGCTGGCGTCGTCGGCCTCGGTGGCGCGGTTTTCCCGACCCACGGCAAGCTGACCCCGGCCAAGACCGTGCCGATGGATGAACTGGTGATCAACGGCGCCGAGTGCGAACCTTTCATCACCTGCGACGACCTCTTGATGCGCGAACGGGCCGAGGAAGTCGTGCGCGGCATCGGCATCTTCCGCGACCTGCTGCAGCCGAAGAAGGTGTTGATCGGCATCGAGGACAACAAGCCGGAAGCCGCCGCCGCGATGCGGGCGGCGATCGCCGCGCTGAACGAATCGTTTCTCGTCATCCAGGTGCCGACCCTCTACCCGGCCGGCGGTGCCAAGCAACTGATCCGCGTGCTGACCGGCAAGGAAGTGCCGGCGTCAAAACGCTCGACCGACCTCGGCGTCCAGTGCTTCAACGTCGCCACCGCCTATACCGCCTGGCGCGCCATCGCCCATGGCGAACCGGTCGTCTCGCGGATTGTCACGCTGAGCGGCAATGTCGACCAGCCACGCAACTACGAGGTGCTGATCGGCACGCCGATGGGCGAATTGCTCAAGCTCGCCCAGCCGCACCCGGATACCGACGGCATCGTGATGGGCGGCCCGATGATGGGCTTTCTCGTGCCCAATGCCGAGGTTCCGGTGGTCAAGGCGACCAACTGCCTGATTGCCCACTGCGACCGCCTGTTCCCGCCCAAGGCGCCGGAAATGCCGTGCATCCGCTGCGGCTCCTGCGCCACGGTCTGCCCGCACGAACTGCAGCCGTTCGAGATGTACTGGTTCTCGCGCGCCAAGAATTTCGGCAAGACGCAGGAATATCACATCTTCGATTGCATCGAATGCGGCTGCTGCTCGTTCGTCTGTCCGTCGCGCATCCCGCTGGTCCAGTATTTCCGCTTTGCCAAGAGCGAAATCTGGGCCCGCGAACGGGAAAAGAATGCGGCCGACGGCGCCAAGGCCCGTTTCGAATTCAAGCAATTGCGCGACGAGCGCGAGAAAGCCGAAAAGGCCGAGAAGCTGGCCAAAGCAGCCGCCGCCCAAGCCGCCAAGAAGGCCGCGGAAGCTGCGGCGGCTGCCGCAGCCGACGCCGACGAAGCAGCAGCACCGGCCGATGTCGCGCCGAGCGCTCCGGTCGACGCCGAAAAAGCGGCAAAAATGGCGACCATTCAAGCGGCCATCGAACGCGCCAAAGCGCAGCGTGAAGCAGCCCAGCCGAAAAACACCGAAGCCCTGAGCGCGCAGCAGCAACGGGATATCGCCGAAATCGAAGCACGCCGTACGGTTCTCGAACCGACGACGCCGGAAGTAGTCGTTCCGGCCGGCGACAATAGCCAGAAAACCGAATGA
- a CDS encoding quinone-dependent dihydroorotate dehydrogenase, with translation MLYPLIRKFFFALDAETAHGIGMSGVAFLNASGLAGLLAKPVAPCPVDVMGIRFPNPVGLAAGLDKNGDYIDGLAGLGFGFLEIGTITPRPQDGNPKPRLFRIPEAQGIINRMGFNNAGVDKLLENVRAADFPKKGGVLGINIGKNATTPIDKAADDYLICLEKVYNDASYVAVNISSPNTKNLRELQKDEALDDLLAQLKAKQEQLADKHGKYVPMALKIAPDLDDAQITAIADALRRHRIDGVIATNTTLSRDGVENLPNGNETGGLSGAPVFGKSTAVLKKLSAALAGELPIIGVGGIMGGEDAAEKIKAGASLVQFYSGFIYRGPDLVSEVAETLANVMRKSI, from the coding sequence ATGCTCTATCCACTCATCCGCAAATTCTTCTTCGCGCTCGACGCCGAAACCGCCCACGGTATCGGCATGAGCGGCGTCGCCTTCCTGAACGCGAGCGGCCTGGCCGGCTTGCTGGCCAAACCGGTGGCCCCCTGCCCGGTCGACGTCATGGGCATCCGCTTCCCCAATCCGGTCGGCCTCGCCGCCGGCCTGGACAAGAACGGCGACTATATCGACGGCCTGGCCGGCCTCGGTTTCGGCTTCCTCGAAATCGGCACGATCACGCCGCGCCCGCAGGACGGCAACCCGAAGCCGCGCCTGTTCCGTATCCCGGAAGCACAGGGCATCATCAACCGGATGGGGTTCAACAACGCCGGCGTCGACAAGCTGCTCGAGAACGTCCGGGCGGCTGATTTCCCGAAAAAGGGCGGCGTCCTCGGCATCAACATCGGCAAGAACGCGACGACGCCGATCGACAAGGCGGCCGACGATTACCTGATCTGCCTGGAAAAGGTTTACAACGACGCCAGCTACGTCGCCGTCAATATTTCCTCGCCGAACACCAAGAACCTGCGCGAACTGCAGAAGGACGAGGCGCTCGACGACCTGCTCGCCCAGCTCAAGGCGAAACAGGAACAACTGGCCGACAAGCACGGCAAGTACGTGCCGATGGCGCTGAAGATCGCTCCCGACCTCGACGACGCGCAAATCACCGCGATCGCCGATGCGCTGCGTCGCCACCGCATCGATGGCGTGATCGCCACCAACACCACGCTGTCGCGCGACGGTGTCGAGAACCTGCCGAACGGCAATGAAACGGGCGGCCTGTCGGGTGCCCCGGTCTTCGGCAAATCGACGGCGGTGCTGAAAAAGCTCTCGGCGGCGCTGGCCGGCGAACTGCCGATCATCGGTGTCGGCGGCATCATGGGCGGCGAAGATGCGGCCGAAAAGATCAAGGCCGGGGCCAGCCTGGTCCAGTTCTACAGCGGCTTCATCTACCGCGGCCCGGATCTGGTCAGCGAAGTGGCGGAAACCTTGGCTAACGTCATGCGGAAATCCATATAA
- a CDS encoding FUSC family protein encodes MTRSHRWLRLKILIRAELLHLTTINASDRRWQMPFAAALASGLPLLVGAYFEHMDYGLISSLGGLVFLYLPETPLHHRMVSLMVCAFAMIASYALGVMSHLFPPAMMLVLTFTAILVTMVCRFYNLGPPGSFFFIMAAAIGANAPGDVLQIPLKVGLLTMGCLLACLIAFFYSVYMLRSQPAKPVTPLPPPTFDFVVFDSIVIGSFVGISLALAQALQLTQAYWVTISCLAVIQGMSLRAVWNKQLQRLIGTGVGLLLSWGLLMLPLDNWRISLVMIALAFVIEMLVVRHYALAAIFITPMTILLVEATTLVQSSPSALIEARFLDTILGCLVGLVGGICLHSPRFRQLVGRQIRRLAPARQAD; translated from the coding sequence ATGACGCGCTCGCATCGATGGCTCCGATTGAAGATATTGATTCGCGCCGAATTGCTTCATCTGACGACCATCAATGCCAGCGACCGGCGCTGGCAGATGCCGTTCGCCGCCGCCCTGGCCTCCGGCTTGCCGCTGCTGGTCGGCGCCTATTTCGAGCACATGGATTACGGCCTGATCTCGTCGCTCGGCGGCCTGGTATTCCTCTACCTGCCGGAGACACCGCTGCATCACCGGATGGTGTCCTTGATGGTCTGCGCCTTCGCGATGATCGCCAGCTACGCGCTGGGTGTGATGAGTCATCTCTTTCCGCCGGCCATGATGCTGGTCCTGACCTTTACCGCCATCCTGGTGACGATGGTCTGCCGCTTTTACAACCTCGGGCCGCCGGGCAGCTTTTTCTTCATCATGGCTGCGGCGATCGGCGCCAATGCGCCGGGCGACGTGCTGCAAATACCGCTCAAGGTCGGCCTGCTGACCATGGGCTGCCTGCTGGCCTGCCTGATCGCCTTTTTCTACAGCGTGTACATGTTGCGCTCGCAGCCTGCCAAGCCGGTTACCCCGTTGCCGCCGCCGACCTTCGATTTCGTCGTTTTCGATTCGATCGTGATCGGCAGCTTCGTCGGCATCTCGCTGGCCCTGGCCCAGGCGCTGCAACTGACTCAGGCCTACTGGGTGACGATCAGCTGCCTGGCCGTGATCCAGGGCATGTCCTTGCGGGCGGTGTGGAACAAGCAGTTGCAGCGGTTGATCGGCACCGGCGTCGGTCTGTTGCTGTCCTGGGGATTGCTGATGCTGCCGCTCGACAATTGGCGCATATCGCTGGTCATGATCGCCCTCGCCTTCGTGATCGAAATGCTGGTCGTCCGGCATTACGCACTGGCCGCCATCTTCATCACGCCGATGACCATCCTGCTGGTCGAAGCCACTACCCTCGTCCAAAGCTCGCCATCGGCACTGATCGAGGCGCGCTTTCTCGATACCATCCTCGGTTGCCTGGTTGGCCTGGTCGGCGGCATCTGCCTGCACAGCCCGCGTTTTCGCCAGTTGGTCGGCCGCCAGATTCGCCGCCTGGCGCCGGCCCGGCAAGCCGACTAA
- the rsxB gene encoding electron transport complex subunit RsxB — translation MDILLAIAIMALGAVVLGAALGFASIKFKVEGDPLVEKIEGILPQTQCGQCGFAGCKPYAEAIAKGEVDINLCPPGGMEGVQKLADLLGREVKDLEAEEKPKQVAIIDEQTCIGCTLCIQACPVDAIVGAAKQMHTIVAPLCTGCELCLPPCPVECIRMEPIGENLDNWKWKYPVVEIKTISMPARDTPTGGAGGIKAA, via the coding sequence ATGGACATCCTGCTCGCCATCGCCATCATGGCCCTCGGGGCCGTCGTCCTCGGGGCCGCGCTCGGCTTCGCTTCGATCAAGTTCAAGGTCGAAGGCGACCCGCTGGTCGAAAAAATCGAAGGCATCCTGCCCCAGACGCAATGCGGCCAGTGCGGTTTCGCCGGCTGCAAGCCTTACGCCGAAGCCATCGCCAAGGGTGAAGTGGATATCAACCTGTGCCCGCCCGGCGGCATGGAAGGCGTGCAAAAGCTGGCCGACCTGCTCGGCCGCGAAGTCAAGGATCTGGAAGCCGAGGAAAAACCCAAGCAGGTCGCCATCATCGATGAACAGACCTGCATCGGCTGCACGCTGTGCATCCAGGCCTGCCCGGTCGACGCCATCGTCGGCGCCGCCAAGCAGATGCATACCATCGTCGCGCCGCTGTGCACCGGCTGCGAACTGTGCCTGCCGCCGTGCCCGGTTGAATGCATCCGCATGGAGCCGATCGGCGAAAACCTCGACAACTGGAAATGGAAATATCCGGTCGTCGAAATCAAAACCATATCGATGCCCGCAAGGGATACCCCCACCGGCGGTGCCGGTGGCATAAAAGCCGCCTGA
- a CDS encoding AzlD domain-containing protein has translation MNYDASLWLIFILIGLATTLPRAIFIVLGNRVALPSVVQRALRYAPAAALAAIVVPDVLVVGGTLEVFNPKLAAAAAAIAATALWRNPWLPFIVGMGVLLGLRQMIGG, from the coding sequence ATGAATTACGACGCTTCGCTGTGGCTCATTTTCATTCTGATCGGCCTCGCCACCACCCTGCCGCGCGCCATCTTCATCGTCCTCGGCAACCGCGTCGCCCTGCCCTCGGTCGTCCAGCGCGCCCTGCGCTATGCGCCGGCCGCCGCACTGGCGGCGATCGTCGTGCCGGATGTGCTGGTCGTCGGCGGCACGCTCGAAGTGTTCAATCCGAAACTCGCCGCGGCCGCTGCCGCCATCGCCGCGACCGCCCTGTGGCGCAATCCGTGGTTGCCCTTCATCGTCGGCATGGGGGTGTTGCTCGGCTTGCGACAAATGATCGGCGGCTAG
- a CDS encoding glycerol-3-phosphate dehydrogenase/oxidase, which produces MANTPSRAEQLATLRAGQRWDVLIIGGGASGLGAAVDAAARGYSTLLLERGDYASGTSSRSTKLIHGGVRYLRQGDLGLVRHALIERRRLLANAGHLVHPLPFVIPARSAWQRLYYGSGLKLYDLLAGSSNLAPSRLLDRRQTLAALPGLSPLGLSGGVQYWDGQFDDARLAIALLRTAGDLGASCLNYLAVSGLLSAGGKVCGVVAEDGENGERFELSAKVVINATGVYVDAVRRFEAPAASPVLTPSQGIHLVLDAAFLPGETALLIPETADGRVMFAIPWQGKVLLGTTDTERDDLPDDPQPFAGEVDFLLQTAAGVLAQAPQRADIRSAFAGLRPLLHPDDAGKGGTAALSREHAVLVSAGGLVTVAGGKWTTYRLMAEQVVDRAAAVGQLPAVPCTTARLKLHGWNGQASGPYGTDAPLLAALPGHDRLLHPDLTLTEAMVRFALRHEGARTIEDILARRHRALFLDARAAAACIAPVGDIAAEELGLSAERLAALVRQAGQRARQFRLDDSAPAETQR; this is translated from the coding sequence ATGGCCAATACGCCAAGCCGCGCCGAACAACTCGCCACGCTGCGCGCCGGGCAGCGCTGGGACGTGCTGATCATCGGTGGTGGGGCGAGCGGCCTCGGGGCGGCGGTGGATGCCGCGGCGCGCGGCTATTCGACCCTGCTGCTGGAGCGCGGCGATTACGCCTCGGGCACTTCGTCGCGCAGCACCAAACTGATCCACGGCGGCGTGCGCTATTTGCGCCAGGGCGATCTGGGCCTCGTCCGTCATGCTCTGATCGAACGCCGCCGCCTGCTCGCCAACGCCGGTCATCTGGTGCATCCGCTGCCTTTCGTCATTCCCGCTCGGAGCGCCTGGCAGCGCCTGTATTACGGCAGCGGGCTGAAGCTCTACGACCTGCTGGCCGGGTCGAGCAATCTGGCGCCGTCGCGGCTGCTCGACCGACGCCAGACGCTCGCCGCATTGCCCGGCCTGAGTCCGCTCGGTCTGAGCGGCGGCGTGCAGTATTGGGACGGCCAGTTCGACGATGCCCGGCTGGCCATCGCGCTGCTGCGCACCGCCGGCGATCTCGGGGCGAGCTGCCTGAACTATCTGGCGGTCAGCGGCTTGCTCAGCGCCGGCGGCAAGGTCTGCGGCGTGGTCGCCGAAGATGGCGAAAACGGTGAGCGTTTCGAACTGTCGGCCAAGGTGGTGATCAACGCCACCGGCGTGTACGTCGATGCCGTGCGCCGTTTCGAGGCGCCGGCCGCGTCGCCGGTGCTGACGCCCAGCCAGGGCATCCATCTGGTACTCGATGCGGCTTTCCTGCCTGGCGAAACGGCGCTGCTCATCCCGGAAACGGCCGACGGCCGGGTGATGTTCGCCATTCCCTGGCAGGGCAAGGTGCTGCTCGGCACGACCGATACCGAACGCGACGATCTGCCGGACGACCCGCAGCCTTTTGCCGGGGAAGTCGATTTCCTGCTGCAGACGGCGGCCGGGGTGCTGGCCCAGGCGCCGCAGCGGGCCGATATCCGCAGCGCCTTCGCCGGCCTGCGCCCGCTGCTGCATCCGGACGACGCAGGCAAGGGCGGCACCGCGGCGCTGTCGCGCGAACATGCCGTGCTGGTCAGCGCCGGCGGGCTGGTGACGGTGGCCGGCGGCAAATGGACGACCTACCGGCTGATGGCCGAACAGGTCGTCGACCGGGCGGCCGCGGTCGGCCAGTTGCCGGCCGTGCCGTGCACCACCGCGAGGCTCAAACTGCATGGCTGGAATGGCCAGGCGAGCGGGCCATATGGCACCGATGCTCCGCTGCTCGCCGCCTTGCCCGGGCACGACCGGCTGCTCCATCCCGACCTGACGCTGACCGAGGCGATGGTCCGTTTCGCGCTGCGCCACGAAGGCGCGCGGACCATCGAAGATATCCTGGCCCGGCGCCATCGCGCGCTGTTTCTCGATGCGCGGGCCGCCGCGGCGTGCATCGCGCCGGTCGGCGACATCGCCGCCGAGGAACTGGGCCTGTCGGCCGAGCGTCTGGCCGCCCTGGTCAGGCAGGCCGGGCAGCGTGCCCGGCAGTTCCGGCTTGATGACAGTGCGCCGGCCGAAACTCAGCGCTGA
- a CDS encoding AzlC family ABC transporter permease has protein sequence MHSSFRSGAREGFIVFLPLSVGLVPWALVVGMAMVSAGFTPLQAMGMNVIVFAGTAQLGTLPLIAAGTPLWLIVTTALALNLRFVIFSAALAPGFRGVGTPGRWLAGHLLTDGVFATCLDKMLQNDDPRWRLGYYLAPAIWSWLLWQTFALLGIHAAGVIPKAWSLEFMATIALIVLLVPMARIRPMLVAALVGGASATLLRNMPLRLGVVVGIIAGIAAGFAAEHWEHRRSPR, from the coding sequence GTGCATTCGAGTTTCCGGTCCGGCGCCCGCGAGGGCTTTATCGTATTCCTGCCGCTCTCGGTCGGCCTCGTGCCGTGGGCGCTGGTTGTCGGCATGGCGATGGTCAGTGCCGGATTCACGCCGCTCCAGGCGATGGGCATGAACGTCATCGTCTTCGCCGGCACCGCCCAGCTCGGCACGCTGCCGCTGATTGCCGCCGGAACACCGCTGTGGCTGATCGTCACCACGGCGCTCGCCCTCAACCTGCGCTTCGTCATTTTCAGCGCCGCCCTCGCCCCGGGCTTTCGCGGCGTCGGTACGCCGGGCCGCTGGCTGGCCGGCCACCTGCTGACCGACGGCGTCTTCGCCACTTGCCTCGACAAGATGCTGCAGAACGACGACCCGCGCTGGCGCCTCGGCTATTACCTCGCCCCGGCCATCTGGTCGTGGCTGCTCTGGCAAACCTTCGCGCTGCTCGGCATCCATGCCGCCGGCGTCATCCCCAAGGCGTGGTCGCTGGAATTCATGGCGACCATTGCCCTGATCGTGCTGCTTGTGCCGATGGCCCGCATCCGCCCGATGCTGGTCGCCGCGCTGGTCGGCGGGGCGAGCGCGACGCTGCTGCGCAACATGCCGCTGCGCCTCGGCGTCGTGGTCGGCATCATCGCCGGCATCGCCGCCGGTTTTGCCGCCGAACACTGGGAACACCGGAGATCGCCGCGATGA
- a CDS encoding MFS transporter: MQPPPRLHPDILKLGLVSFLTDLSSEMIFSVFALFFTTVAGASSALLGLIEGLADFSASSLNYLAGWLSDRSGRRKWFATAGYGFSTLAKLILLLSSSLVGLSIFRVIERLGKGFRGPPRDAWLPSIAAQGSRSYAFGVHKALDKSGAVLGPLIAYALLAWLGESASTYATLFMVAFVPAVVSVLVLTRIPDQPGQAHRRESVRRNWQQLSPAFKRFLWPAGVFALAYFSLGFILLKAHAVGFSVTEIVLLYALFNTTCVLAAPLVGRLGDRLGRSRIVLLGYAVYAVINLWLMVAASRWEIVGALAIYGLFYAIEESQSKAFIADLEPERRATAIGVYNFTTGLLYLPASLLAGALWAVAPSLAFAVAAGLALAAGVVFTVLRPAAAIQR, encoded by the coding sequence GTGCAGCCGCCGCCGCGCCTCCATCCCGACATCCTCAAGCTCGGCTTGGTGAGCTTTCTCACCGACCTCAGTTCGGAAATGATCTTTTCGGTATTCGCGCTCTTCTTCACCACCGTGGCCGGCGCCTCCAGCGCGCTGCTCGGACTGATCGAGGGGCTCGCCGACTTTTCGGCTTCGTCTCTCAACTACCTGGCCGGCTGGCTGTCTGACCGCAGCGGCCGGCGCAAATGGTTCGCCACCGCCGGTTACGGCTTTTCGACGCTGGCCAAGCTGATCCTGCTGCTCTCCTCCTCGCTCGTCGGGCTCAGCATCTTTCGCGTCATCGAGCGCCTGGGCAAGGGTTTTCGCGGACCGCCGCGCGATGCCTGGCTGCCATCGATCGCCGCCCAGGGTTCGCGTAGCTATGCCTTCGGCGTGCACAAGGCCCTCGACAAATCGGGCGCCGTGCTCGGGCCGCTGATCGCCTATGCGCTGCTGGCCTGGCTCGGCGAATCGGCGAGCACCTATGCCACGCTCTTCATGGTGGCCTTTGTCCCGGCGGTCGTCAGCGTACTGGTGCTGACGCGCATCCCCGATCAACCCGGCCAGGCCCATCGGCGCGAAAGCGTGCGCCGCAACTGGCAACAGCTCAGCCCCGCCTTCAAGCGCTTTCTCTGGCCGGCCGGCGTCTTCGCCCTGGCCTATTTCAGCCTCGGCTTCATTCTGCTCAAGGCCCATGCCGTCGGCTTCAGCGTCACCGAAATCGTCCTGCTCTACGCCCTGTTCAACACCACCTGCGTGCTCGCCGCGCCGCTCGTCGGCCGGCTCGGCGACCGCCTCGGGCGCAGCCGCATCGTGCTGCTCGGCTATGCTGTCTACGCTGTGATCAACCTGTGGCTGATGGTCGCCGCCAGCCGCTGGGAAATCGTCGGCGCGCTGGCCATTTACGGACTGTTCTATGCGATCGAGGAATCGCAGAGCAAGGCTTTCATTGCCGACCTCGAACCCGAGCGACGCGCCACGGCAATCGGCGTCTACAACTTCACTACCGGCCTGCTCTATCTGCCGGCCTCGCTGCTCGCCGGCGCCTTGTGGGCGGTCGCGCCGAGCCTGGCGTTTGCCGTGGCGGCAGGGCTGGCGCTGGCAGCCGGCGTGGTTTTTACCGTGCTCCGCCCGGCCGCCGCCATTCAGCGCTGA